From a single Lactococcus carnosus genomic region:
- a CDS encoding Rqc2 family fibronectin-binding protein has protein sequence MSFDGIFLHHMTKELTEQLIGGRIQKVNQVFSHEVVLQVRSNQKSHKLLLSAHPTFGRIQLTNTVFENAKTPSTFTMILRKYLSGAFIENIYQVNNDRQIIFEISSKNEIGDSMKIALISEIMGKHSHIILIDRQSNKILESIKHVGFSQNKYRTILPGATYIAPPDDGKANPFTASDEKLFDILQTKAKLQDHFQGIGRDSASSLSTLSLSDFKATLTTPLPSIYPNDTFSAIQLSDTFEQFDTLSDMLDAYYRNKAERDRVRQVAGEVIRKVSGELDKNRKKLKKQLRELQATDNAEMFRQKGELLTTFLHEVPNNKPEITLDNYYTNEPLTISLNPALTPNQNAQKYFHKYAKLKQAVKFLDLQLATTRQTINYLESVENALKQATVTEISDIREELIQTGFIKQKHRTNKKHKLLPPEKYRASDGTIILVGKNNLQNEQVSFKLSRKGDLWFHAKDIPGSHVIITGNPTPSDETITEAAELAAYFSKSRLSNLVQVDMIDVKKLHKPTGTPPGFVTYVGQQTLRVTAEEHKIQEMKANV, from the coding sequence ACTTTTGGGCGCATCCAATTGACCAATACGGTCTTTGAGAATGCCAAAACGCCCTCAACTTTCACAATGATCTTACGCAAATATTTGAGTGGTGCCTTTATCGAAAATATTTATCAAGTCAATAACGACAGACAAATTATTTTTGAGATTTCTTCCAAAAATGAAATCGGCGATAGCATGAAAATTGCGCTGATCTCTGAGATTATGGGGAAACATAGTCACATTATCTTGATTGATAGACAGTCAAATAAGATTCTTGAATCGATCAAACATGTTGGCTTCTCACAGAATAAATACAGAACCATCCTACCTGGTGCGACTTATATCGCGCCACCCGATGATGGCAAAGCCAATCCGTTTACGGCCTCTGATGAAAAACTGTTTGATATTCTCCAGACAAAAGCAAAGCTTCAAGATCACTTCCAAGGCATTGGCCGAGATAGTGCAAGTAGTCTTTCTACGCTAAGCCTGTCTGACTTCAAGGCTACTTTAACAACCCCTCTGCCGTCTATTTATCCAAATGATACGTTTTCTGCGATTCAGCTATCTGACACCTTCGAACAATTTGATACACTATCTGACATGTTAGATGCTTATTACCGAAATAAGGCAGAACGTGACCGCGTCCGTCAAGTTGCCGGAGAAGTCATTCGAAAAGTGAGTGGTGAGCTAGATAAAAATCGCAAGAAATTAAAAAAACAGCTAAGGGAGCTTCAAGCGACCGATAATGCTGAGATGTTTAGGCAAAAAGGGGAATTGCTCACAACTTTTCTTCATGAAGTGCCAAATAATAAGCCTGAGATTACCTTGGATAACTATTATACAAATGAGCCCTTGACCATCTCACTAAATCCTGCACTCACACCCAACCAGAATGCTCAGAAGTATTTCCACAAGTATGCCAAGTTGAAACAAGCCGTCAAGTTTTTGGACTTGCAACTTGCCACAACTAGACAAACAATCAATTATTTAGAGTCTGTCGAAAACGCCTTAAAACAAGCAACGGTAACTGAAATCTCTGACATCAGAGAAGAATTGATCCAGACAGGATTTATCAAGCAAAAACATCGCACAAATAAGAAACATAAATTATTGCCTCCTGAAAAATATAGGGCAAGTGATGGGACGATTATTCTTGTCGGTAAAAATAACCTGCAAAACGAGCAAGTCAGCTTTAAACTATCTCGCAAAGGCGATTTGTGGTTCCATGCTAAAGATATTCCAGGGTCACACGTCATTATCACAGGTAATCCTACGCCTTCTGACGAAACGATTACCGAAGCTGCCGAGCTTGCTGCTTATTTTTCAAAATCACGCTTATCCAATCTCGTACAGGTGGATATGATTGACGTCAAGAAATTGCACAAACCAACAGGTACCCCACCTGGTTTTGTCACCTATGTAGGCCAACAAACGCTACGGGTAACCGCTGAAGAGCATAAAATTCAAGAAATGAAGGCTAATGTCTAA
- a CDS encoding HD domain-containing protein: MNKKDFPWLYDAEYMSYVGNLLETAEVQKLNEFTHHYISTRLLHSLNVSYTSYKISKKFGWNKKATARAGLLHDLFYYDWRETKFDEGSHAYVHPRIAYQNAQKITTISKLEKDIIIKHMWGATIAPPRYKESFVVTFVDDYVAIKEWSQLMKLKWRYRKHLKKEKMS; this comes from the coding sequence ATGAATAAAAAAGATTTTCCATGGCTTTATGACGCTGAGTATATGTCTTATGTCGGTAACCTGTTAGAGACAGCAGAAGTGCAAAAACTTAATGAGTTTACGCATCACTACATTTCAACACGGTTACTTCATTCATTAAATGTAAGTTATACCTCTTACAAAATTTCTAAAAAATTTGGTTGGAACAAAAAAGCGACAGCTCGTGCCGGCCTTTTGCATGACCTCTTTTACTACGATTGGCGTGAAACTAAGTTTGACGAGGGTAGTCATGCTTATGTCCATCCAAGAATTGCCTATCAAAATGCGCAAAAGATAACAACGATTTCTAAACTGGAAAAAGACATTATCATCAAGCATATGTGGGGGGCAACGATTGCACCACCACGCTATAAAGAAAGTTTTGTTGTGACCTTTGTTGATGATTATGTCGCTATCAAAGAATGGTCACAGTTGATGAAGTTAAAATGGCGTTACCGTAAGCACCTCAAGAAAGAAAAAATGAGTTAA
- a CDS encoding DRTGG domain-containing protein: MSKHQELLDYIDDLEVGKKVSVRGLANRLSVSDGTAYRAIKEAQSRGLVSINDRSGTTRIATQEQRVIETLTFGEISKIASAEVMAGESGLSQAFSKFAIAAMTMQNIRKYLTHGGLVIVGDRTDIQLLALNEGNAVLITGGVDIEPDVLDYANKKSIPVLRTDFDTFTVASRINRALSNELIKKEITTVADVYQPQAPTLLEVSTVKDYLDLVKKTNESRFAVLNQHNLVVGVVSMRDVTGKKNSTTIDKVMTRNPRLAKFDMTVASTSQKMIFDGYDIMPVVHSDSTYAGIISKSDMLRSMQESSEQSQFSHTLSDDVANAVKEVQSYYTFSVEPFMMNNVGNIANGMLVEIISNIAARVMTKTKNKNIIIESMTLYFLGAVSIDDGLEVFPKIINETRLGATIDFEIYLDYQIISKILVTVQIN, translated from the coding sequence ATGAGTAAACATCAGGAGCTGCTAGATTATATCGATGACCTAGAAGTCGGAAAAAAAGTCAGTGTACGAGGCCTTGCCAATCGGCTCAGTGTATCTGACGGTACAGCTTATCGGGCGATTAAAGAAGCACAGTCCCGTGGCCTTGTCTCGATTAATGATCGATCTGGTACGACACGCATTGCAACGCAAGAGCAGCGTGTCATAGAAACCCTGACTTTTGGTGAAATTTCTAAAATTGCTAGTGCCGAAGTGATGGCAGGTGAAAGTGGTCTATCACAAGCTTTTAGCAAATTTGCCATTGCTGCCATGACCATGCAAAATATTCGAAAGTATCTGACACATGGTGGTCTCGTGATTGTTGGTGACCGCACCGATATTCAGTTGCTGGCATTAAACGAAGGTAATGCTGTCTTGATAACAGGTGGTGTAGATATTGAACCTGATGTTCTGGACTATGCCAATAAAAAAAGCATTCCTGTGCTGAGAACCGACTTTGATACTTTTACTGTTGCCAGTCGCATTAATCGGGCCTTATCAAATGAGTTAATTAAGAAGGAAATCACGACAGTAGCAGATGTCTATCAGCCTCAGGCCCCGACATTACTTGAGGTGTCTACTGTCAAAGACTATCTCGATTTGGTTAAGAAAACAAATGAGTCACGTTTTGCCGTGCTTAATCAGCACAATCTGGTAGTTGGTGTGGTCAGCATGCGAGATGTGACGGGCAAGAAAAACAGTACGACGATCGATAAAGTGATGACCCGTAATCCAAGACTAGCTAAGTTTGACATGACTGTCGCATCAACCAGTCAAAAGATGATTTTTGATGGCTACGATATCATGCCAGTTGTTCATTCGGATAGTACCTATGCTGGGATTATCAGTAAGTCGGATATGCTACGCAGTATGCAAGAATCCTCAGAGCAAAGTCAGTTTTCGCATACCCTATCGGATGATGTGGCAAATGCTGTCAAAGAAGTACAGTCTTATTACACCTTTTCAGTAGAACCATTTATGATGAACAATGTCGGTAATATTGCAAACGGCATGCTGGTTGAAATTATCAGTAATATTGCGGCGCGTGTCATGACTAAGACCAAGAATAAAAACATTATTATTGAATCGATGACGCTCTATTTTTTGGGGGCTGTCTCCATCGATGATGGGCTAGAAGTCTTCCCTAAAATCATTAACGAGACGAGACTTGGGGCGACGATCGACTTTGAAATCTATCTGGACTATCAGATTATCAGCAAGATACTGGTTACAGTACAAATCAACTAA
- a CDS encoding Bax inhibitor-1/YccA family protein: MDNQIFESNQQTGKFSLADFFARIYALVGMGVAVSAVVAFITLSMFAENIATILTTSSWVLFVLWIIEMILVIAVTPMAIKNSPMALPAFIAFSALNGFTLTFTLAYFNLSSIAIAFAITAGMFFALSLFGRTTKRDLTGMGKAMFAGLIGIIIASVVNIFVGSSSMDFMISILLVIVFSGLIAWDNQKIEKLYHQANGNVTDGWAVSMALSLYLDFINLFIAILRIFGVAGGSKD; encoded by the coding sequence ATGGATAATCAAATTTTTGAATCAAATCAACAAACAGGGAAATTCTCACTTGCAGATTTCTTTGCACGTATCTATGCCTTAGTTGGTATGGGCGTAGCAGTCAGTGCAGTGGTCGCTTTTATCACTTTGAGCATGTTTGCGGAAAATATCGCAACGATATTGACAACCAGCTCTTGGGTGCTATTTGTACTATGGATTATTGAAATGATCCTAGTTATCGCTGTCACACCAATGGCGATAAAAAATTCACCTATGGCGCTTCCAGCCTTCATCGCATTCTCGGCACTTAACGGCTTTACCTTAACCTTTACTTTGGCCTACTTTAACTTGTCAAGTATTGCGATTGCATTTGCAATCACAGCAGGTATGTTCTTTGCCCTATCACTATTTGGTAGAACAACCAAACGTGATTTAACTGGCATGGGAAAAGCCATGTTTGCAGGCTTGATCGGTATCATTATCGCAAGCGTTGTTAATATCTTCGTTGGGTCATCTAGTATGGATTTCATGATTTCGATCTTATTAGTCATCGTCTTCTCAGGTTTGATCGCTTGGGATAACCAAAAAATCGAAAAACTATATCATCAAGCAAATGGAAATGTAACAGATGGCTGGGCAGTGAGTATGGCCTTAAGCCTATATCTAGACTTTATCAACTTGTTTATCGCCATCTTGAGAATATTTGGTGTAGCAGGTGGTAGCAAAGATTAA
- a CDS encoding DHH family phosphoesterase has product MKDILAKIVAYDDIVIHRHKNPDPDALGSQLGLRAILRTNFPNKSIAAVGFDEPSLAFLGSMDQLSDTDFKGKLVIVTDTANTPRIDDERYQTGEFLIKIDHHPNDDAYGDLLAVDTGASSASEIIANFAFDNGLSVSDEAARLLYAGIVGDTGRFLYPATTAKTLYTAAKLAEASFDRSGLMREMDSFDMKIARLQGYVYENLEISSQGVARIFITQALMKKHGITDSETSAIVSAPGKIREIQTWAIFVEQADGHYRVRMRSKEAKINEIAKLHAGGGHPLASGANSYSTAENDEIFQQLINNLVAFKK; this is encoded by the coding sequence ATGAAAGATATATTAGCAAAAATAGTAGCGTACGACGATATTGTCATACACCGACATAAAAATCCAGATCCAGATGCATTGGGTAGCCAACTTGGCTTACGCGCCATTTTGCGTACTAATTTTCCAAATAAAAGTATCGCTGCAGTTGGCTTTGATGAACCGAGTTTAGCGTTTCTTGGCAGTATGGACCAGTTATCAGATACCGATTTTAAAGGCAAGTTAGTGATCGTTACGGATACTGCAAATACGCCGAGAATTGATGATGAGCGCTATCAAACAGGTGAGTTTTTAATCAAGATTGACCATCACCCAAATGATGATGCTTACGGTGATTTATTAGCAGTGGATACGGGGGCCAGTTCCGCTTCAGAAATCATTGCAAACTTTGCCTTTGACAATGGCTTAAGTGTTTCTGATGAAGCAGCTAGACTTTTATATGCAGGCATCGTCGGAGATACTGGCCGGTTCCTCTATCCCGCCACAACAGCTAAAACACTTTACACGGCAGCAAAATTAGCAGAGGCGAGTTTTGATCGTTCAGGCCTCATGCGTGAAATGGACAGTTTTGACATGAAAATCGCTAGACTACAAGGTTATGTCTATGAAAATCTGGAAATTTCAAGTCAAGGTGTTGCGCGTATTTTTATTACGCAAGCGTTGATGAAAAAACATGGGATTACAGATTCAGAAACCTCTGCTATTGTGTCTGCGCCAGGAAAAATCCGTGAAATTCAAACATGGGCCATTTTTGTTGAACAGGCAGATGGTCACTATCGTGTGAGAATGCGCTCCAAAGAAGCCAAAATTAATGAGATAGCCAAGTTGCATGCAGGCGGTGGACATCCACTTGCAAGTGGGGCTAATAGTTACTCAACAGCAGAAAATGATGAAATCTTTCAACAATTGATCAATAATTTAGTCGCTTTTAAGAAATAG
- a CDS encoding enoyl-CoA hydratase yields MNLQNQDIKIGRTIDELVEGETFSLSETIKNREILLYLGLTNDDNPLYSQYDYIKELGLTKPVVPTALIFGIITSTINKHLPGPGSHIVNVNLNLVEKIFRNDLLSFNFEIIKIDTNKDLATINIEIVRNDERVADAMVLVQPPLPEHDLA; encoded by the coding sequence ATGAATTTGCAAAATCAAGATATTAAAATTGGCCGGACGATAGATGAATTAGTAGAAGGTGAAACCTTTAGTCTATCGGAAACCATCAAGAATCGGGAGATATTACTATATCTCGGTCTTACGAATGATGACAATCCTTTGTATTCGCAGTATGATTATATTAAGGAACTTGGTTTGACTAAACCAGTCGTCCCAACAGCTTTGATTTTTGGGATTATCACCTCAACCATCAATAAGCACTTGCCTGGACCAGGCAGTCACATCGTGAATGTGAATCTCAATTTGGTTGAAAAGATTTTTCGAAATGATTTATTGAGTTTCAATTTTGAAATCATTAAAATTGATACTAATAAAGATTTAGCAACGATTAATATTGAGATTGTCAGAAACGACGAACGTGTGGCGGATGCCATGGTCCTTGTGCAACCCCCTTTACCAGAGCATGACTTAGCTTAG
- a CDS encoding GNAT family N-acetyltransferase produces MNIDVQMASFNLIETEQLVLRPFSMSDDKDMFAYASQADNLVYVFPAHKDIAETRLAIALLFMKAPLGKWAIENKADQKMIGTLTFVKLDEKQRTAEIGYVLNQAYWGKGLMTEAVRTLTDISLTAFGLNYVDIVVDSENLGSIKVAEKSGFRIADSYKALSPYTKVLRNFRRYRKGKHE; encoded by the coding sequence ATGAATATTGATGTACAAATGGCTAGTTTTAACCTCATTGAGACAGAACAGTTAGTCTTGCGACCGTTTTCGATGTCTGATGACAAGGATATGTTTGCCTATGCAAGCCAGGCAGATAATTTGGTCTATGTCTTTCCTGCCCACAAGGACATAGCTGAGACGCGCTTAGCGATTGCATTGCTATTCATGAAGGCACCGCTCGGCAAATGGGCGATCGAAAACAAGGCTGATCAAAAGATGATTGGCACATTAACGTTTGTCAAATTAGACGAGAAGCAGCGTACTGCAGAAATCGGCTACGTCTTAAATCAGGCTTATTGGGGCAAGGGTTTGATGACTGAAGCTGTCAGGACATTGACTGACATCAGCTTGACGGCATTTGGTCTTAATTATGTAGACATCGTCGTTGATTCAGAAAATCTAGGCTCGATAAAGGTTGCTGAAAAATCAGGTTTTCGGATAGCCGATAGCTATAAGGCGCTTAGCCCATACACCAAAGTACTTAGAAACTTCAGAAGATACAGGAAGGGAAAACATGAGTAA
- a CDS encoding L-lactate dehydrogenase has translation MTDVKLHKKVILVGDGAVGSSYAFALVTQGIAQELGIVDIFKEKTEGDAEDLSHALAFTSPKNIYSATYADAHDADLVVLTAGAPQKPGETRLDLVQKNLRINKDVVTQIVASGFNGIFLVAANPVDVLTYSTWKFSGFPKERVIGSGTSLDSARFRQALAEKIGVDARSVHAYIMGEHGDSEFAVWSHANVAGVKLEQWLQENRDIDEQGLVDLFINVRDAAYSIINKKGATFYGIAAALARITKAILDDENAVLPLSVYQSGQYGIDDVFIGQPAIVGAHGIVRPVNIPLNDAEQQKMEASAKELKSIIDEAFSQEEFSSAIK, from the coding sequence ATGACTGATGTAAAATTGCACAAAAAAGTTATCCTCGTAGGTGACGGAGCTGTAGGATCATCTTACGCTTTTGCACTTGTAACTCAAGGTATCGCTCAAGAGCTTGGTATCGTGGATATCTTCAAAGAGAAAACTGAAGGTGATGCAGAAGATTTAAGCCACGCATTGGCTTTCACCTCTCCAAAAAACATCTATTCAGCTACTTATGCTGATGCTCATGACGCTGACCTTGTTGTTTTAACAGCAGGTGCGCCACAAAAACCAGGTGAAACACGTCTTGATTTAGTTCAAAAGAACTTACGTATCAACAAAGATGTTGTGACACAAATCGTTGCATCTGGTTTCAACGGTATTTTCCTTGTCGCAGCTAACCCAGTTGATGTTTTGACTTACTCTACTTGGAAATTCTCTGGTTTCCCTAAAGAACGTGTTATCGGTTCAGGTACATCACTTGACTCAGCACGTTTCCGTCAAGCACTTGCTGAAAAAATCGGCGTTGATGCACGTTCAGTCCATGCTTATATCATGGGTGAACACGGTGACTCTGAGTTTGCAGTTTGGTCACACGCTAACGTAGCGGGTGTTAAACTTGAACAATGGTTACAAGAAAATCGCGATATTGACGAGCAAGGTCTTGTTGACTTATTCATCAACGTTCGTGATGCAGCTTACTCAATCATCAACAAAAAAGGCGCTACTTTCTATGGTATCGCTGCTGCTTTAGCACGTATTACTAAAGCAATCCTGGATGATGAAAATGCTGTATTACCACTTTCAGTCTACCAATCAGGCCAATATGGTATCGATGATGTCTTCATCGGTCAACCTGCAATCGTTGGTGCTCATGGTATTGTTCGTCCAGTTAACATTCCTTTGAATGATGCTGAACAACAAAAAATGGAAGCTTCAGCTAAAGAATTGAAATCTATCATTGATGAAGCCTTCTCACAAGAAGAATTCAGCTCTGCGATTAAATAA